From Pseudochaenichthys georgianus chromosome 11, fPseGeo1.2, whole genome shotgun sequence, a single genomic window includes:
- the LOC117455390 gene encoding cytochrome c oxidase subunit 6B1-like codes for MSDTIDEKIKNYRTAPFDARFPNTNQTRNCYQNYLDFHRCNKALSAKDQDTAPCDWYQRVYKSLCPVSWVTKWDDQLEAGSFAGKI; via the exons ATGTCTGACACCATCGATGAGAAGATCAAGAACTACAGGACGGCTCCTTTCGACGCCCGCTTCCCCAACACTAACCAGACCCGCAACTGTTACCAAAACTATCTGG ATTTCCACAGATGTAACAAAGCTCTGTCCGCCAAAGACCAGGACACGGCTCCCTGCGACTGGTACCAGAGGGTCTACAAGAGCCTCTGCCCCGTGAGCTGG GTTACAAAATGGGACGATCAGTTGGAGGCGGGAAGTTTTGCTGGAAAGATCTGA